Part of the Phocoena phocoena chromosome 8, mPhoPho1.1, whole genome shotgun sequence genome, CTCCTGGGCCCACAGTAAGGCAGGTACTGGTGGGTCATTGACCATGATGGGGAGTGCAGGGGGTCTGGCCCCGGGTTCAGGCCTTGAGTTCCTAGGTGCTCTGCCACCTGGACGCCACCCCTGGCCATGGGATGACGCAGCTGGTGGTTCCTggaaaaagacagagaaggggagggaatgGCTCTTTTCACGGGGGAGGTGGGGACAAAAAGGACAAGCTTACCGGACTGGCTTTGAGGAACCAGAGATAGCAAGACATAGCAAAGTCTTTGTTTCATATGGCCTTTCTCCAATTGATTGCGGTTCTCAGCCAAttatcccttcctttcctccactgTGCTCTCTCCACCACCTGTGCTACAGTTCCTCAGCTGAACCCATCCTCGAGTCACCTGATTCTGGGACAACCACCTTGACAGGCATTCATAGTAATACGTAACATACAGAGGACAAGCACCTTAGAATTCTTCCAAGGCGGTTTTACACACACGATGACACGATTCCACACTGCGAGGTGGCTGCACGGAGAGCACGCGCGATTGCCTAAGGTCGCACAGCCCGACTCAAAGCCAGCAACCTCAGCGCAGCCACAATTCCCTACTGagcttctcctctcctcctggaGCTGCAGTCGCTCTCAGACAGGGCCGCGCCCCACTCCAGGCAGGGCGTCCTACAGCCAACGGCCGCTCCCCGCCAGCTCCCTCTGGCTCGGCGGTGGGCGCGGCGCCCGGAGCCCCCACCCAACCGCAGCAACACAGAAACCGGCCAGCGGGCCGCCACAGGGATGCAGACTCACCAGCCGCGCACTGCCCGGGCAACCGCGAGAAGGCACTTCCGCCTcccggggaagtccctcccccTTTCGCCGGCCCCCTTTGTAGCACTGGGGGCGGGGCTCGTCTGGGGCGGGGCCCGGCACAGGGGGCGGGGCCTTCCGGGCCGCCAAGTTCCTACCTCCTCGCGCCGGCACTGTCCGTTCCTGCGGTCCGTTACCCTccggataccaaaaccaaaggGGACAGGCGCCTCCCTCCAGGCCCCAAGATATGCTCCAGATATGAGTCAGCAGGATCCCTCAGCCCGCCCCTCGAGGCCGCAATCACGGCCCTCCGCCCACACCTTCACTATCCGCCATTTAACCCCCGAAGAGGGGGAGAGGCGGGCATCCAGCTGGCGCTGATTTTCATTGCCCACAGCTCCTTGGATCTGTGGGTTTCCAAGGCAGAGAGCATTCGCCCCGAGAACGTTGCAATCTGCGGGTACCTGTGCATCTTGCGCGTTGCGCCAGCGGGCTGGCTGTCCCCTATTCACAAGAGCGGTAGCATTTCAGGCCCGTGTTTTGTCTCCAGCTTTTACGATGCGTGATCGACCTCCTCCGACCCTAACTAGACGTTCCCTCAGAGTCCCCACAGCGCATTATCTAGACTAGGTTTTGGCGGGTGGcactttctattttgtatatgtcTATTCACCCCAAATAAGATCCCTCAGAAGGATCAGTGTTGTGTACATCTTTGCGTACATCTCACAGCACCAAGCACAACACTGCAGACGTGGGAGGCAATCTCAagccaatacacacacacacccaggaagCCCATCTATTTCCAGAAACACCCACCGACTCTCCCCTCTACCTCGTCTTTGTCCGATTCTTTGATCTGATCTCTGCATGCCTCTCTTTCCCCAGCTGCTCCTTCTTCTCTTTGGTCTGCCATTTCTTTAGACATCTTCCTGATGGACCTCGCTGCCCCTGGACCTTCTGCTCGAGTACTTGTAGCTAGAACGTTAAAGTGGTGATCTAGAAGCTGATACCTGTAGCTCATCACATTTTCCAGGATATGGGGAATGGAGGGTCCCTGGGAGAGAAGTGAAGATTCAGGTGTTAAATGCTGTGTCAGAGtagagggaggagggatggagggggcgACTGCCCAGCTGATGTCAGATTTTCAAATGAGCAGGGTCTCACGCAGTCAGTACTGACTCCACTGCAGGGGCTGTCACAGGTCCAGACCACCCCATTTGAGGGGGGAATCTACCTGGGACTCAGCTACTTCCAGCTCCTTTGGGGAGGTCTCTAGCCCAGACTCTGAATGCCTgcaatgggggaggggcaggtagTGAGACAGTAACAGTGGGGGCGTGCACAGGGGCTGCAGGCAGCAGCCAGGCTCCCCCACTGGCCAGACAGTTGGTATGTGCCAGGATCTGAGCAGCTCCTTCTAGCATCCTTCATCTTTCAGGTAACAGCCAGTGCTGGAgctgcaaaaactgggaccagcCTTCCACTGGCCTCTGACTTGACCCTCCCCAGTGGCCTTGTGCTGCTGCGTCAGATACTCTCAGCTGCAACTCCCTGCAAGGTGGGGCACCCATCTCAGGCAGAAGGTTTTGGTGCACCCCACGATCCTTCTCCCCAGGACTGTCGCTGCCCGTGGCCTCAGGTGAGTAGCAAGCatcctgcttttctccctttGGGGCTCAAGGGGGCAGGTGGGGGTTCATTAGGGCGGGCCTCTTTCTAGTTGTGGTTTTCAGAGCTGGGAACACACATAACTGGAGGGCTCGGAAGCCTTAAATCATTTATATGTTTAATGATCTGTGGCCCAGGCCATGTAGGAGTTTGGGGAGCATCTCATCCcacttctccatttctttagctGAGGAAGACAGGAATGGGAAAGACCACGGAGGTTGGGGATAAGAGGGGAGTAAAATATTCGGGCATATGACCCGCCCTTGTAAAGGTTGATGAGGAGTAAGCACAGAGGAGGGCCTTCAGCTGAGATTGTGCAGGGCCCCCTATCATGCTCTGAGCTCTCTTCTCCAGGATGAAAGGGGAGACCCCTGTGAACAGCACTATGAGTATTGGGCAAGCCCGCAAGATGGTGGAACAGCTTAAGATTGAAGCCAGCTTGTGCCGGATAAAGGTGGGTGGGGCCCTGGATTCCAGTAGTTGGCAGCCTGTACCGTAGGTTCCCAAACCTCAGGATAAGAGATGCTTTCTTTCATTGACTCCGTGAGATCACAGGAGTCGTCTTGGGATCTGTAAGGAGAGCTGGCCCCAGGTCTCTGTGGGCGATGAGGGAAGAGAAGGCTGTCTTAAGGAGCCCTAGAGATGGCAAAAGATTTTCCATTTGGGGAGGGCGGCTGCAGTCCATTTCAGGGTTTCTGGCTAACAGTTCCCCTCCTGGCTGTGCCCCAGGTGTCCAAGGCAGCAGCAGACCTGATGACTTATTGTGATGCCCACGCCTGTGAGGATCCCCTCATCACCCCTGTGCCCACTTCGGAGAACCCTTTCCGGGAGAAGAAATTCTTCTGTGCCCTCCTCTGAGCTGCCCTGTCCCTCCTGACAACTCTTCACCTTTCTCTCTCCCGGGCCCTTCCTCATTTATGTCAGGAACTGTGGTGAGCCCACTACGGTCCCTGCATCCCATCCGTAGCCCTTTCCCAACCCTGTGAGGTTAGCTGAAGCACAAGGTCCTCCCTCACCTATCTGCCGACCCCATTTCCTCGCCCACTGAGGCGGACCCAAAGCACCCCGTGACTTGGGGTACCCTTAGCTCCACCCACAGAAGGGCTGTCAGACTCTGCGCCAGCGTCCTGCCCGCTTCCCTCTGTGACCCGCTCAGACAATGGAGAGAGGGATGGGCTGGGTGCTTGCTCTCAGTCTCACCTGGAACTATTGGAAGTGTAAAGCCATTTGAAGAATAAAGTCATCCAGAGTCTCAGAGGACAGTTCCTGTGTTACCGTTCTTGGGGGATAGGATCATCAGTCAATAGATTTGGGTGTGGGTGCGGCAGGTGGAAAAGCTTGCCATAACCAGGGAACAGGGCCAGTCAAAGCGGGTTAGACATTGTCTAGGATCGGAGATCCACCGGGTTAGGGTGGATGGCGGGCATGAGAGAACGTCTCAAGTGGAAGAATTAAGTTACAGACAGACACTCAGAGGCTACGGagagcatacacacacacacacacacacacacacacacacacgagtgcaatgaagacaagtgaaaatgaaaacagacctaACGGGGTGGACTTAGGGAGGGCTTCCGAAGGGCAGTCGCACACAGGAGGTACCCAGTGAGAGGGGAGGAGCTTGGTTCCAGTTCCTGGGAAGGGGCCGTTTTACTTCTAAGATGGCGACGCCCACAGCAGGTCTCCGTTCAAGATGGCCGCCGCCAAGGGGATCCGCACCAATATGGCCGCCGCATGTCACAGCGTTTCACCGTACAGGGCTTCTCGGCTGGGCCCATACTTAAAATGGCGGCCCCAGGCATCCAGAGTTCTCAATATGGTCCCTTCCGTGCTCATCTGTCTCAAAATGGCTGCTCCTACCCTCGTCAACTCGATACCCACCCCGGAGACCGGAAGCCGACGTCCACCCGATCCAGGTGAAGGCGCCCTGGCGACTATAGCCAAGGATCATGGGACAAGGGGGTCCCAGCAAGCACGCCAGCAGTAGGCGCCGGTCGCGTGGAACTTATGAGAGAATCTAGGTCTCTGTTATCTTGCCTAGTAGAGACTCCCTTGGAGCGGAAACAGAAGTGTGAGGACAATGCCCGGCACCGTTCGGCTTGGGGCGCTGTTCCTTGGTCGCTTCCTGTTCTCCCTAGGAGTTGGATAAGCCCTTAGTTGTTCAGTTTGGGCTTCCTGTTAGAACTGGGGCTTGCTATTCTCCCACTTCCCATTCAGGCCCCTTCTGTCACATCCGCCAGGAGCAGTGTCCCCGCCCCTGGTGCGCCTACCACCCCTAGTAGTGGTCCACCAAGCTGCCCGGCCAGAGGTTTGTCTCACGAGCGCCTCCCGGACTCAAACTTGGCGGAGGTTTATGAAGCGCCAGCATACCTTTCCAGAAGCCGTTACCTTCCAAGGGAAAGAAAGACACATACGGAGGTGGGACCAGGGCCAAGGCAGAGAAAGTAAGTCTCAGGATGTCTGCTCCTCAAGGGTTGTCAAGAttccccaccccctacccagTGACACATGCTTCCCGGGGCAAGCCTGGGTCGTGCTTTGTCCTGGGATACACTTGTGGGTAGGGTCGGCTGCTAGAGGCTGCCTTGCAGAAGGGGGTGAGGAAACCAAAGGAATAAAGGGGGTTCTACCAGGAACTGAACTTAAGTTTCCTATGGACGTCTCCACAGGCTCCAGGAGTACCCAGTGAACTTGAGGCACCTTCAGGAATAGCAGCTTCCCCGCTGTTGATGAATTCCTGAGCCCTAATAGGCCCTGGAGATATTTAATTCCCTCATCCTAGAGAGGAAGAAACCAAGGAAAGTAACCTGGCTGCCCTCCTGAAGTGGGGACCTACCCCGTTCTGTTCAGGAGCCTGCTTAGTTCTTAGTGCCCGTTGAAAACTCCTCTAAGGATCAAGTCTGTTTAATCCCTGCATCCTGTCAGTGTCTGGCCTATGACAGGCATTCAGATATCCAACGATTGTACTATACATGCTTAAATGGCAAGCAGGGCATAGAAGGCACTAAAagaatctttctcttttcctaaggTATTACAGTGATGGGCAAATTCCAGAGGGGTAAGTGAAAATGCCCACATCAGCTCAGGCTTGGTAAGAAGGcagaagtgctcaataaatgtaatcTTGATAAttaggttattaaaaaaaaaaaagcaacctctgctcaatttttctacaCGTTCAATTTTCATACGCATCAGATTAGGGGTGAATGGCTGCAGCCCTAGCTGGGGGCAAAGGGGGGGGTCTAGAGGTTACTAGAGACAAGGCATGAGCTATAAAtaaccattttaaattattagctGTAACACTGAGTAACTTTAAATACCCTAGAGAATGGACAGACACTGAAATCAAGGATAGCCTTTGGGCCCAAAGCTGTAAGCCCCTGGGGTGGGAATCTCTATCATGTACAGAGGGAGGAGTTAGAGCAGTAACTATACCTGTATCACCACTACTTCAAAACACTAGATGTCATAAGCCTGTGGGAGCCCAGCCTTAATAAGTCCTTGACCATTTATCAGAAGTTACAATCAATATCAGTTCGGTGCTAGTAATGCAGTAGTGCTTTTGTCAAAGTTACCTTCTCATTCTACATAGTCACTAGGAAAGAATCCCCATCAAACATCTTCTGTTGAATAAGTAGGCTTTTCCTCTTAAGTGGTAATTACGAATAAACTTAATCTGGCTCCTAAATGGAACCCTACATTTAACTTCAAGCATCCAACTGGTTTTAGTATAGGCCAAATACACAGAGGTCATGagttatcatttattttcttctactccaACGGCTCAAGCTCTTAGTAAAAAAGCAAGCACTTAAGTAAGCCAACAAACCCCGAGTGACCCCGAGTGAAGGTATGGCTGGTTCCCAGGTGAAAGCATGGCAGAATAGGAAGGGAGAAAAGCCATGAAAGAGGAAAGCCAACCTTGGTTGGAACCCAGTACAACTTGAGGAGCAGCATCAGAAATAAAGCCCCCAATGACACACTCTACCCAGTCAGTGCAGCGACAGGAGAGAGGGTGAATTCAATCCAAATGGTTATTTATTCTAAAACTGGAAGCTACCGTGCCTACATTTTTGCCATAATGTTGTAATGAGAACAGGGGAGGAAAAAGTTACAGATGTAAACAATGacacagttacattttttttaaatggtaaaaccCTTTTTTACTGGCCACTTCCAAGAATGCTTTACAGGTTGTGCAATAACATTTACAGGCTCCatgtggtgtttgtttttctcacaaGCTTTTCCATCTACAACTACAACAGACGTCTGATAAAACACTAAACAAGTCTTCTAAGGAAAACAAGGGTAGGGATCCCGCCTGTTAATCCACATTTTCCCCCTTAACATtgttttttcataataaaaaaagacagaaacaaaacccaGACATCTACTGTTGTTGCGAGTGATCTCTTGGACTAAACCGACAAGGACGTGGCAGTTTCACGCTCCACCCACctagaaaaagcttttttttaaaaaaacgactTTCTAGTGTCAAAGATTAACAGCAagtacctcccctcccccccaaaaaacccaaagcGGCTTAAGCTTTGTCCCCCTGGTCCTGAGGGCCTAGCATCCCCGAACCGTGTTGTAGACTATAAAAAGATGCTATTTGCTGGAGAACTAAACGTTTGAATAGGGGTGGCAGCTTCTGCCTCAGAGTCAATTTTCTGTTATAACATAATCTTGTCCTAAGGGAATCTCTTTGGGCTCCAGTTTCTACCTCCTCCTTTTTACCTCCCTGACACTATGAGCAAAACTTTCTCAAAAACTCcccttaatgaaaataaaaagttagtgGGTTACAGAAAAATTCATGCAATCACTTCACCCACTGCCACACACAAATCCATTTGATGGCACCACAGAAAAAGCAGGTGCCCACAGAAAGGACATCATTTTGAGCAAGCAAAAGTATTGCCTACCAGCCCCCCATTCCAGCCTCCGGGTCAGAGGTCCTTGTGGAGCAGAAGGGCGACTAGAGGGCCAGGACGAGGGCCTGCACACCCTCCTGGGCACGGCAGTAACcgtgggagagggggagagaggtcAAATCTCAGCACAAAATTTTCAACAGAGGACTGCCCAGGTAAGGAAATGGAAGTGAAGTACCTTCTAGTAGCACAACCCAGGGCTCCCCTCGCCAGGAAGTGCAGCAATGTGTGGTGTTCGCTGAGTAAGCTCTTGGCTGACACAATGCTGAGCAGGAAGGTGAATGAAAACCGAAGCTCAGTATTGAAAGAGCATTCCCATAATCCACCCGTATTCTTGAACCCGCAACCTGAAGCTGTCTGTCAAGAACTGGGAGGGTGCTGGTAGTTACAAAACAATAACTCTCCCGACTGAAGTCTCTTGGCTAGAGGCCTCTCTGGGACACACAGGGAAGGCACCCCAGGAGGAATCCTGTTTCAGCAAGTCGGAAAGGGGTGCTCTCTTTCATGCACACGCTGCACACGCTCGCATTCATGCTCTTCCCAAGTTCCAGCAGCCCCACGGAgctgcctcccaccccccaccctcccctcttcTATTCACTCTCTATCTGTGTATCAAAAAAGCCAGCAGGGCCCCGGCCCTCCACACTGTAGAAAATAGCTGCTATTCTCAGCGCCTGGGCCTGGTACCCACACCACAGGATTCGCCTATATACATATCCTGCTGCAGTGAAAAGAATCCtgcttcgtttctgtgtgagctGAAACCCTGAGAAACGTTCCTTCTCTTGAACTATAAGAGGACAGATTCTCTAACAGAGATGATTTCAGAGACTTCCCACCTGTCTCTCAACCTTGGAAGACAGAGAGTAGAGACTGGCAAATCACAGTCTTCAGGCTGAGGGCTGCAACCCCAACTCTTCCCCCGGATTTTATGGAAATCCATTAACAGATACAGAGAGGCTGCAAGCTGTTCTGCTCTGCAATCAGGAACAGTCCCCATGCCTCCTTGGCGTGGGGATCCTATGTAACAGAACCGCCCAACTGGTAGTCTCCATGCCTCAGCCAGACAGCACAAAGGCACAGGAACGTGGACACAGGGACACTATGGCCTCCCAGCCCACCGGACCAGATATCCCAAGAGGGAAAGGTCGGTAAAGAAAATACAAACGGTTAGTTGGTGCAAGTGATTGATAAGAGCTGATCGTTTATTTTCACTGCCCCAGTCACAAGCTCTCCCTCTGTCCCCGCTCCTGCCTGTATGGAGAGTGCCCTCACACGCCTCCCCACCCTCTCTGCACTACCTCGCCATCACTCTCCCTTACTCGGCTGCCAGTCCAGCTGCCTTAGAATGTCAGAAGGGTgacattttcagttcttttcctgTCTGACTGCAGGGTATAGGACAGGCAGCCCTAAGTGCTGCTTTCTGAGCAAATGGTTTTTTGATTACAAATATCTAACTAGGtttgaaatgttttatagaataagacaatattcttttcaacaaactttaaaaaaaaatgtacagttttgttgtttgtt contains:
- the GNG3 gene encoding guanine nucleotide-binding protein G(I)/G(S)/G(O) subunit gamma-3; this encodes MKGETPVNSTMSIGQARKMVEQLKIEASLCRIKVSKAAADLMTYCDAHACEDPLITPVPTSENPFREKKFFCALL